The following are encoded in a window of Peromyscus eremicus chromosome 12, PerEre_H2_v1, whole genome shotgun sequence genomic DNA:
- the Rtp2 gene encoding receptor-transporting protein 2 yields MSTSLTTCEWKKVFYEKMEVAKPADSWELIIDPNLKPNELGPGWKQYLEQHASGRFHCSWCWHTWQSANVVILFHMHLDRAQRVGSVRMRVFKQLCYQCGTSRLDESSMLEENIEGLVDNLITSLREQCYDEDGGQYRIHVASRPDSGLHRGEFCEACQEGIVHWKPSEKLLEEDAAYTEASKRKAQAGFIYSFFSFRWCLFWGALCLVIVYLQFFRGRSAFL; encoded by the exons ATGTCCACCAGCCTGACCACTTGTGAGTGGAAAAAAGTCTTCTATGAGAAGATGGAGGTGGCAAAGCCAGCTGACAGCTGGGAACTCATCATAGACCCCAACCTCAAGCCCAATGAACTGGGCCCGGGCTGGAAGCAGTACCTGGAGCAGCATGCCTCAGGCAG GTTCCACTGTTCCTGGTGCTGGCACACCTGGCAGTCCGCTAATGTGGTCATCCTCTTCCACATGCACCTCGACCGTGCCCAGCGTGTTGGTTCGGTGCGCATGCGCGTGTTCAAGCAGCTGTGCTACCAGTGCGGCACCTCACGGCTGGACGAGTCCAGCATGCTGGAGGAGAACATCGAGGGCCTGGTGGACAACCTCATCACCAGCCTGCGCGAGCAGTGCTACGACGAAGACGGTGGCCAGTACCGCATCCACGTGGCCAGCCGGCCGGACAGCGGGCTGCACCGGGGCGAGTTCTGCGAGGCCTGCCAGGAAGGCATCGTGCACTGGAAGCCCAGCGAGAAGCTGCTGGAGGAGGACGCCGCCTACACCGAGGCCTCCAAGAGGAAAGCCCAGGCCGGGTTTATCTACAGCTTCTTCTCATTTCGCTGGTGTCTGTTTTGGGGTGCCCTCTGCCTGGTTATTGTCTATCTGCAGTTCTTCCGAGGCCGCTCTGCCTTCCTTTAG